From a single Mus musculus strain C57BL/6J chromosome 12, GRCm38.p6 C57BL/6J genomic region:
- the Rnaseh1 gene encoding ribonuclease H1 isoform 1 precursor (isoform 1 precursor is encoded by transcript variant 1) has product MRWLLPLSRTVTLAVVRLRRGICGLGMFYAVRRGRRTGVFLSWSECKAQVDRFPAARFKKFATEDEAWAFVRSSSSPDGSKGQESAHEQKSQAKTSKRPREPLGEGEELPEPGPKHTRQDTEPSAVVSKDAFSYMGESVVVYTDGCCSSNGRKRARAGIGVYWGPGHPLNVGIRLPGRQTNQRAEIHAACKAIMQAKAQNISKLVLYTDSMFTINGITNWVQGWKKNGWRTSTGKDVINKEDFMELDELTQGMDIQWMHIPGHSGFVGNEEADRLAREGAKQSED; this is encoded by the exons ATGCGCTGGCTGCTGCCGCTGTCCCGCACAGTGACACTGGCCGTCGTACGCCTGAGGCGAGGCATTTGCGGGCTCGGGATGTTCTATGCGGTGAGGAGAGGCCGCAGGACCGGAGTCTTCCTGAGTTG GAGTGAGTGCAAAGCCCAGGTGGACCGGTTTCCTGCTGCCAGGTTTAAGAAATTTGCCACAGAAGATGAGGCCTGGGCCTTTGTCAGGAGCTCTTCAAGCCCGGATGGTTCAAAAG GGCAGGAAAGTGCACATGAGCAGAAGTCACAGGCGAAGACCAGCAAGCGGCCTCGGGAGCCCCTGGGTGAAGGGGAAGAACTTCCAGAGCCAGGGCCGAAGCACACACGACAGGACACCGAGCCCTCGGCTGTAGTGAGCAAGGACGCATTTTCTTATATGG GAGAGTCAGTCGTTGTCTACACGGATGGCTGTTGCTCCAGTAATGGACGGAAGCGGGCACGAGCAGGAATTGGCGTTTACTGGGGCCCAGGCCACCCCTT AAATGTAGGTATAAGGCTTCCTGGGCGACAGACAAACCAGAGGGCCGAGATCCAT gcagccTGCAAGGCCATCATGCAAGCCAAGGCTCAGAACATCAGCAAGCTGGTTCTGTACACAGACAGCATGTTCACCATCAATG GGATAACTAACTGGGTTCAGGGCTGGAAGAAGAATGGCTGGAGAACAAGTACAGGGAAAGATGTGATCAACAAGGAGGACTTCATGGAGCTGGACGAGCTCACTCAGGGCATGGACATCCAGTGG aTGCACATTCCTGGTCACTCAGGATTTGTGGGCAATGAAGAGGCCGACAGACTGGCACGGGAAGGAGCGAAGCAGTCTGAGGACTGA
- the Rnaseh1 gene encoding ribonuclease H1 isoform 2 (isoform 2 is encoded by transcript variant 1) produces MFYAVRRGRRTGVFLSWSECKAQVDRFPAARFKKFATEDEAWAFVRSSSSPDGSKGQESAHEQKSQAKTSKRPREPLGEGEELPEPGPKHTRQDTEPSAVVSKDAFSYMGESVVVYTDGCCSSNGRKRARAGIGVYWGPGHPLNVGIRLPGRQTNQRAEIHAACKAIMQAKAQNISKLVLYTDSMFTINGITNWVQGWKKNGWRTSTGKDVINKEDFMELDELTQGMDIQWMHIPGHSGFVGNEEADRLAREGAKQSED; encoded by the exons ATGTTCTATGCGGTGAGGAGAGGCCGCAGGACCGGAGTCTTCCTGAGTTG GAGTGAGTGCAAAGCCCAGGTGGACCGGTTTCCTGCTGCCAGGTTTAAGAAATTTGCCACAGAAGATGAGGCCTGGGCCTTTGTCAGGAGCTCTTCAAGCCCGGATGGTTCAAAAG GGCAGGAAAGTGCACATGAGCAGAAGTCACAGGCGAAGACCAGCAAGCGGCCTCGGGAGCCCCTGGGTGAAGGGGAAGAACTTCCAGAGCCAGGGCCGAAGCACACACGACAGGACACCGAGCCCTCGGCTGTAGTGAGCAAGGACGCATTTTCTTATATGG GAGAGTCAGTCGTTGTCTACACGGATGGCTGTTGCTCCAGTAATGGACGGAAGCGGGCACGAGCAGGAATTGGCGTTTACTGGGGCCCAGGCCACCCCTT AAATGTAGGTATAAGGCTTCCTGGGCGACAGACAAACCAGAGGGCCGAGATCCAT gcagccTGCAAGGCCATCATGCAAGCCAAGGCTCAGAACATCAGCAAGCTGGTTCTGTACACAGACAGCATGTTCACCATCAATG GGATAACTAACTGGGTTCAGGGCTGGAAGAAGAATGGCTGGAGAACAAGTACAGGGAAAGATGTGATCAACAAGGAGGACTTCATGGAGCTGGACGAGCTCACTCAGGGCATGGACATCCAGTGG aTGCACATTCCTGGTCACTCAGGATTTGTGGGCAATGAAGAGGCCGACAGACTGGCACGGGAAGGAGCGAAGCAGTCTGAGGACTGA